The following proteins come from a genomic window of Miscanthus floridulus cultivar M001 chromosome 2, ASM1932011v1, whole genome shotgun sequence:
- the LOC136525630 gene encoding phosphoglycerate kinase 1, chloroplastic-like isoform X2, whose protein sequence is MFRRDTGHERHRDRVTGSGSPKGIYLAVAGRQLGAIPPILADGGHPTSLPLVTRASRSIQLTLARPLRATRLALDSAHLFNCGDAGRATEPFAGENSHQCTCIRSSPILEPPLLASITRHFRIGCMQACNFQLSSSRFPWLVPWLLPAGFPVAMNSSYFLGGQGLYRLKCRLRCSQLQLSTNSVHNKKEKDKYSCFDQSTSYLHVQSLRDFPTEKLSGEVVVVRLDSSLILGHLGPCTSSLERALLTIKYLCKARAKVVIATSWDTIFQSDNPVIESVGSFAEYLSSLLQVEVIPVDGELGLTSFKQEEWAQNSIILFENLLNFRGEVANCKDFSQKLASGATIFVNDSFSLSHKILASTVGITCFCYASLAGFHFEEELMQLIKIMDTTRRPYIAIIGGSNFLRKAPALQMLTSLCDGLFFVGKLSFQIMNGLGMTVPSQFIERNAVKEVLQIIQVARDRNVPIYYPTDLWCLKNDGSKTLGVISSNGQLAGWTPVDIGPSTLEKISSIIPSYEKILWIGPTNYDLTETFSVGGTQLGEILEKASSDSCDVVLVGSAACKAIKRKTDSSSQYTEFQNATVVWEFLKGRILPGIAALDKCYPYRIPWSTVFCEPTLPLVVDIGSGNGLFLFQMAKSCESSNFLGLEMNEKLVIKCLQGMASDEKRNLYFVSTNATSTFRSIVSSYPGQLTLVTIQCPNPDFNKEQNRWRMVRRMLVEAVVDLLHTNGQVYLQSDVESVLLVMKEQFLSYSKGQLVTDGDGDHRIDNPFGVVSDWERHVLARGAPMYRTMLKKI, encoded by the exons ATGTTTAGACGAGACACCGGACACGAGAGACACAGGGATAGGGTCACTGGGTCAGGCAGCCCCAAAGGGATATACCTCGCGGTCGCGGGTCGGCAGCTCGGCGCCATCCCTCCAATTCTAGCGGACGGGGGTCATCCCACTTCGCTTCCGCTCGTCACGCGCGCCTCGCGCTCGATTCAGCTCACCTTAGCTCGGCCGCTGCGGGCGACGCGCCTCGCGCTCGATTCAGCTCACCTCTTCAATTGCGGCGACGCTGGTCGAGCGACGGAGCCCTTCGCCGGCGAGAACTCGCACCAG TGTACATGTATACGCTCCTCTCCTATACTGGAACCGCCACTACTTGCTAGCATCACCAGGCATTTCAGAATTGGCTGTATGCAGGCTTGTAACTTTCAGTTAAGCTCATCAAGGTTTCCTTGGTTAGTGCCATGGCTGCTTCCTGCTGGATTCCCAGTCGCCATGAATAGTAGCTACTTTTTGG GGGGACAGGGACTATACAGGTTGAAATGTAGATTACGGTGCTCTCAGCTGCAGCTCTCTACTAATTCAGTCCATAATAAGAAAGAG AAGGACAAATATTCTTGTTTTGATCAGTCAACATCATATCTACATGTACAATCTCTTAGGGACTTTCCGACTGAAAAACTTTCTGGAGAGGTAGTTGTGGTGCGTCTTGATTCTTCACTTATCTTGGGGCACTTAGGACCATGCACTTCCTCACTTGAAAGAGCTTTGCTAACTATCAAATACTTGTGCAAAGCAAGAGCGAAAGTGGTCATAGCCACCAGCTGGGATACAATTTTTCAGTCTGATAATCCAGTGATTGAATCAGTTGGCTCTTTTGCAG AGTACTTGTCATCACTTCTTCAAGTAGAAGTCATCCCAGTAGATGGTGAGCTTGGTTTAACATCATTTAAGCAAGAAGAGTGGGCTCAGAACAGTATTATTTTGTTTGAAAATCTTTTGAACTTCAGAGGAGAAGTTGCTAATTGCAAAGATTTTTCTCAGAAGCTAGCTTCAGGTGCCACGATATTTGTCAATGATTCTTTCTCATTGTCTCATAAGATTCTTGCATCAACTGTTGGTATCACGTGCTTCTGCTATGCGTCTCTTGCTGGTTTCCATTTTGAGGAGGAGCTTATGCAATTGATAAAGATCATGGACACCACGAGGCGCCCATATATTGCCATT ATCGGAGGCAGTAACTTCTTGAGAAAAGCACCCGCTCTTCAGATGTTAACCTCTCTATGTGATGGGTTGTTCTTCGTTGGAAAATTATCATTTCAAATAATGAACGGCCTTGGAATGACAGTGCCCTCTCAATTCATAGAAAGAAATGCAGTTAAGGAAGTACTACAGATTATTCAAGTTGCTAGGGATCGGAATGTTCCTATTTATTATCCAACAGATCTCTGGTGCTTGAAAAATGATGGCAGTAAAACATTGGGAGTAATCAGCTCTAATGGACAATTGGCTG GCTGGACACCAGTTGATATAGGACCATCAACATTGGAGAAAATTTCTTCTATAATTCCATCATATGAG AAGATACTGTGGATTGGCCCTACAAACTACGATTTAACAGAAACATTTTCAGTTGGTGGAACACAGTTGGGTGAAATACTGGAAAAGGCAAGCTCCGATAGCTGTGATGTTGTTTTAGTGGGCAGTGCAGCATGCAAGGCAATAAAAAGAAAAACAGATTCCTCATCTCAATATACAGAATTTCAAAATGCCACTGTTGTTTGGGAATTCCTCAAAGGAAGGATATTGCCTGGTATTGCAGCATTGGATAAA TGCTACCCCTACCGGATTCCATGGAGCACTGTCTTCTGTGAACCTACACTACCTTTAGTGGTTGATATTGGAAGTG GAAATGGTTTGTTTCTTTTTCAAATGGCTAAAAGCTGTGAAAGTTCAAATTTCCTTGGGCTTGAGATGAACGAAAAG CTTGTTATAAAGTGCCTCCAAGGTATGGCTTCAGATGAGAAAAGGAACTT ATATTTTGTGTCAACAAATGCAACGTCCACATTCCGTTCCATAGTTTCAAGTTATCCTGGACAGTTGACTCTTGTCACAATACAG TGCCCAAATCCTGACTTCAACAAAGAGCAAAATAGGTGGAGAATGGTGCGACGAATGCTCGTTGAAGCTGTCGTCGACCTTCTTCATACCAATGGACAG GTTTATCTGCAGTCAGACGTGGAGTCCGTTCTGCTCGTGATGAAAGAGCAGTTCCTCTCCTACAGCAAGGGTCAGCTTGTCACGGACGGCGATGGTGACCACCGGATCGATAACCCGTTTGGCGTGGTATCTGACTGGGAGCGCCATGTCCTCGCTCGTGGAGCTCCCATGTACAGGACGATGCTAAAGAAAATCTGA
- the LOC136525630 gene encoding phosphoglycerate kinase, chloroplastic-like isoform X1, with translation MFRRDTGHERHRDRVTGSGSPKGIYLAVAGRQLGAIPPILADGGHPTSLPLVTRASRSIQLTLARPLRATRLALDSAHLFNCGDAGRATEPFAGENSHQCTCIRSSPILEPPLLASITRHFRIGCMQACNFQLSSSRFPWLVPWLLPAGFPVAMNSSYFLGGQGLYRLKCRLRCSQLQLSTNSVHNKKEKDKYSCFDQSTSYLHVQSLRDFPTEKLSGEVVVVRLDSSLILGHLGPCTSSLERALLTIKYLCKARAKVVIATSWDTIFQSDNPVIESVGSFAVYYVSIAERGIIPLPLLGLHEYLSSLLQVEVIPVDGELGLTSFKQEEWAQNSIILFENLLNFRGEVANCKDFSQKLASGATIFVNDSFSLSHKILASTVGITCFCYASLAGFHFEEELMQLIKIMDTTRRPYIAIIGGSNFLRKAPALQMLTSLCDGLFFVGKLSFQIMNGLGMTVPSQFIERNAVKEVLQIIQVARDRNVPIYYPTDLWCLKNDGSKTLGVISSNGQLAGWTPVDIGPSTLEKISSIIPSYEKILWIGPTNYDLTETFSVGGTQLGEILEKASSDSCDVVLVGSAACKAIKRKTDSSSQYTEFQNATVVWEFLKGRILPGIAALDKCYPYRIPWSTVFCEPTLPLVVDIGSGNGLFLFQMAKSCESSNFLGLEMNEKLVIKCLQGMASDEKRNLYFVSTNATSTFRSIVSSYPGQLTLVTIQCPNPDFNKEQNRWRMVRRMLVEAVVDLLHTNGQVYLQSDVESVLLVMKEQFLSYSKGQLVTDGDGDHRIDNPFGVVSDWERHVLARGAPMYRTMLKKI, from the exons ATGTTTAGACGAGACACCGGACACGAGAGACACAGGGATAGGGTCACTGGGTCAGGCAGCCCCAAAGGGATATACCTCGCGGTCGCGGGTCGGCAGCTCGGCGCCATCCCTCCAATTCTAGCGGACGGGGGTCATCCCACTTCGCTTCCGCTCGTCACGCGCGCCTCGCGCTCGATTCAGCTCACCTTAGCTCGGCCGCTGCGGGCGACGCGCCTCGCGCTCGATTCAGCTCACCTCTTCAATTGCGGCGACGCTGGTCGAGCGACGGAGCCCTTCGCCGGCGAGAACTCGCACCAG TGTACATGTATACGCTCCTCTCCTATACTGGAACCGCCACTACTTGCTAGCATCACCAGGCATTTCAGAATTGGCTGTATGCAGGCTTGTAACTTTCAGTTAAGCTCATCAAGGTTTCCTTGGTTAGTGCCATGGCTGCTTCCTGCTGGATTCCCAGTCGCCATGAATAGTAGCTACTTTTTGG GGGGACAGGGACTATACAGGTTGAAATGTAGATTACGGTGCTCTCAGCTGCAGCTCTCTACTAATTCAGTCCATAATAAGAAAGAG AAGGACAAATATTCTTGTTTTGATCAGTCAACATCATATCTACATGTACAATCTCTTAGGGACTTTCCGACTGAAAAACTTTCTGGAGAGGTAGTTGTGGTGCGTCTTGATTCTTCACTTATCTTGGGGCACTTAGGACCATGCACTTCCTCACTTGAAAGAGCTTTGCTAACTATCAAATACTTGTGCAAAGCAAGAGCGAAAGTGGTCATAGCCACCAGCTGGGATACAATTTTTCAGTCTGATAATCCAGTGATTGAATCAGTTGGCTCTTTTGCAG tttatTATGTCAGTATAGCAGAACGAGGAATCATCCCCCTCCCTCTACTTGGATTACATG AGTACTTGTCATCACTTCTTCAAGTAGAAGTCATCCCAGTAGATGGTGAGCTTGGTTTAACATCATTTAAGCAAGAAGAGTGGGCTCAGAACAGTATTATTTTGTTTGAAAATCTTTTGAACTTCAGAGGAGAAGTTGCTAATTGCAAAGATTTTTCTCAGAAGCTAGCTTCAGGTGCCACGATATTTGTCAATGATTCTTTCTCATTGTCTCATAAGATTCTTGCATCAACTGTTGGTATCACGTGCTTCTGCTATGCGTCTCTTGCTGGTTTCCATTTTGAGGAGGAGCTTATGCAATTGATAAAGATCATGGACACCACGAGGCGCCCATATATTGCCATT ATCGGAGGCAGTAACTTCTTGAGAAAAGCACCCGCTCTTCAGATGTTAACCTCTCTATGTGATGGGTTGTTCTTCGTTGGAAAATTATCATTTCAAATAATGAACGGCCTTGGAATGACAGTGCCCTCTCAATTCATAGAAAGAAATGCAGTTAAGGAAGTACTACAGATTATTCAAGTTGCTAGGGATCGGAATGTTCCTATTTATTATCCAACAGATCTCTGGTGCTTGAAAAATGATGGCAGTAAAACATTGGGAGTAATCAGCTCTAATGGACAATTGGCTG GCTGGACACCAGTTGATATAGGACCATCAACATTGGAGAAAATTTCTTCTATAATTCCATCATATGAG AAGATACTGTGGATTGGCCCTACAAACTACGATTTAACAGAAACATTTTCAGTTGGTGGAACACAGTTGGGTGAAATACTGGAAAAGGCAAGCTCCGATAGCTGTGATGTTGTTTTAGTGGGCAGTGCAGCATGCAAGGCAATAAAAAGAAAAACAGATTCCTCATCTCAATATACAGAATTTCAAAATGCCACTGTTGTTTGGGAATTCCTCAAAGGAAGGATATTGCCTGGTATTGCAGCATTGGATAAA TGCTACCCCTACCGGATTCCATGGAGCACTGTCTTCTGTGAACCTACACTACCTTTAGTGGTTGATATTGGAAGTG GAAATGGTTTGTTTCTTTTTCAAATGGCTAAAAGCTGTGAAAGTTCAAATTTCCTTGGGCTTGAGATGAACGAAAAG CTTGTTATAAAGTGCCTCCAAGGTATGGCTTCAGATGAGAAAAGGAACTT ATATTTTGTGTCAACAAATGCAACGTCCACATTCCGTTCCATAGTTTCAAGTTATCCTGGACAGTTGACTCTTGTCACAATACAG TGCCCAAATCCTGACTTCAACAAAGAGCAAAATAGGTGGAGAATGGTGCGACGAATGCTCGTTGAAGCTGTCGTCGACCTTCTTCATACCAATGGACAG GTTTATCTGCAGTCAGACGTGGAGTCCGTTCTGCTCGTGATGAAAGAGCAGTTCCTCTCCTACAGCAAGGGTCAGCTTGTCACGGACGGCGATGGTGACCACCGGATCGATAACCCGTTTGGCGTGGTATCTGACTGGGAGCGCCATGTCCTCGCTCGTGGAGCTCCCATGTACAGGACGATGCTAAAGAAAATCTGA
- the LOC136525630 gene encoding uncharacterized protein isoform X3 produces the protein MFRRDTGHERHRDRVTGSGSPKGIYLAVAGRQLGAIPPILADGGHPTSLPLVTRASRSIQLTLARPLRATRLALDSAHLFNCGDAGRATEPFAGENSHQACNFQLSSSRFPWLVPWLLPAGFPVAMNSSYFLGGQGLYRLKCRLRCSQLQLSTNSVHNKKEKDKYSCFDQSTSYLHVQSLRDFPTEKLSGEVVVVRLDSSLILGHLGPCTSSLERALLTIKYLCKARAKVVIATSWDTIFQSDNPVIESVGSFAVYYVSIAERGIIPLPLLGLHEYLSSLLQVEVIPVDGELGLTSFKQEEWAQNSIILFENLLNFRGEVANCKDFSQKLASGATIFVNDSFSLSHKILASTVGITCFCYASLAGFHFEEELMQLIKIMDTTRRPYIAIIGGSNFLRKAPALQMLTSLCDGLFFVGKLSFQIMNGLGMTVPSQFIERNAVKEVLQIIQVARDRNVPIYYPTDLWCLKNDGSKTLGVISSNGQLAGWTPVDIGPSTLEKISSIIPSYEKILWIGPTNYDLTETFSVGGTQLGEILEKASSDSCDVVLVGSAACKAIKRKTDSSSQYTEFQNATVVWEFLKGRILPGIAALDKCYPYRIPWSTVFCEPTLPLVVDIGSGNGLFLFQMAKSCESSNFLGLEMNEKLVIKCLQGMASDEKRNLYFVSTNATSTFRSIVSSYPGQLTLVTIQCPNPDFNKEQNRWRMVRRMLVEAVVDLLHTNGQVYLQSDVESVLLVMKEQFLSYSKGQLVTDGDGDHRIDNPFGVVSDWERHVLARGAPMYRTMLKKI, from the exons ATGTTTAGACGAGACACCGGACACGAGAGACACAGGGATAGGGTCACTGGGTCAGGCAGCCCCAAAGGGATATACCTCGCGGTCGCGGGTCGGCAGCTCGGCGCCATCCCTCCAATTCTAGCGGACGGGGGTCATCCCACTTCGCTTCCGCTCGTCACGCGCGCCTCGCGCTCGATTCAGCTCACCTTAGCTCGGCCGCTGCGGGCGACGCGCCTCGCGCTCGATTCAGCTCACCTCTTCAATTGCGGCGACGCTGGTCGAGCGACGGAGCCCTTCGCCGGCGAGAACTCGCACCAG GCTTGTAACTTTCAGTTAAGCTCATCAAGGTTTCCTTGGTTAGTGCCATGGCTGCTTCCTGCTGGATTCCCAGTCGCCATGAATAGTAGCTACTTTTTGG GGGGACAGGGACTATACAGGTTGAAATGTAGATTACGGTGCTCTCAGCTGCAGCTCTCTACTAATTCAGTCCATAATAAGAAAGAG AAGGACAAATATTCTTGTTTTGATCAGTCAACATCATATCTACATGTACAATCTCTTAGGGACTTTCCGACTGAAAAACTTTCTGGAGAGGTAGTTGTGGTGCGTCTTGATTCTTCACTTATCTTGGGGCACTTAGGACCATGCACTTCCTCACTTGAAAGAGCTTTGCTAACTATCAAATACTTGTGCAAAGCAAGAGCGAAAGTGGTCATAGCCACCAGCTGGGATACAATTTTTCAGTCTGATAATCCAGTGATTGAATCAGTTGGCTCTTTTGCAG tttatTATGTCAGTATAGCAGAACGAGGAATCATCCCCCTCCCTCTACTTGGATTACATG AGTACTTGTCATCACTTCTTCAAGTAGAAGTCATCCCAGTAGATGGTGAGCTTGGTTTAACATCATTTAAGCAAGAAGAGTGGGCTCAGAACAGTATTATTTTGTTTGAAAATCTTTTGAACTTCAGAGGAGAAGTTGCTAATTGCAAAGATTTTTCTCAGAAGCTAGCTTCAGGTGCCACGATATTTGTCAATGATTCTTTCTCATTGTCTCATAAGATTCTTGCATCAACTGTTGGTATCACGTGCTTCTGCTATGCGTCTCTTGCTGGTTTCCATTTTGAGGAGGAGCTTATGCAATTGATAAAGATCATGGACACCACGAGGCGCCCATATATTGCCATT ATCGGAGGCAGTAACTTCTTGAGAAAAGCACCCGCTCTTCAGATGTTAACCTCTCTATGTGATGGGTTGTTCTTCGTTGGAAAATTATCATTTCAAATAATGAACGGCCTTGGAATGACAGTGCCCTCTCAATTCATAGAAAGAAATGCAGTTAAGGAAGTACTACAGATTATTCAAGTTGCTAGGGATCGGAATGTTCCTATTTATTATCCAACAGATCTCTGGTGCTTGAAAAATGATGGCAGTAAAACATTGGGAGTAATCAGCTCTAATGGACAATTGGCTG GCTGGACACCAGTTGATATAGGACCATCAACATTGGAGAAAATTTCTTCTATAATTCCATCATATGAG AAGATACTGTGGATTGGCCCTACAAACTACGATTTAACAGAAACATTTTCAGTTGGTGGAACACAGTTGGGTGAAATACTGGAAAAGGCAAGCTCCGATAGCTGTGATGTTGTTTTAGTGGGCAGTGCAGCATGCAAGGCAATAAAAAGAAAAACAGATTCCTCATCTCAATATACAGAATTTCAAAATGCCACTGTTGTTTGGGAATTCCTCAAAGGAAGGATATTGCCTGGTATTGCAGCATTGGATAAA TGCTACCCCTACCGGATTCCATGGAGCACTGTCTTCTGTGAACCTACACTACCTTTAGTGGTTGATATTGGAAGTG GAAATGGTTTGTTTCTTTTTCAAATGGCTAAAAGCTGTGAAAGTTCAAATTTCCTTGGGCTTGAGATGAACGAAAAG CTTGTTATAAAGTGCCTCCAAGGTATGGCTTCAGATGAGAAAAGGAACTT ATATTTTGTGTCAACAAATGCAACGTCCACATTCCGTTCCATAGTTTCAAGTTATCCTGGACAGTTGACTCTTGTCACAATACAG TGCCCAAATCCTGACTTCAACAAAGAGCAAAATAGGTGGAGAATGGTGCGACGAATGCTCGTTGAAGCTGTCGTCGACCTTCTTCATACCAATGGACAG GTTTATCTGCAGTCAGACGTGGAGTCCGTTCTGCTCGTGATGAAAGAGCAGTTCCTCTCCTACAGCAAGGGTCAGCTTGTCACGGACGGCGATGGTGACCACCGGATCGATAACCCGTTTGGCGTGGTATCTGACTGGGAGCGCCATGTCCTCGCTCGTGGAGCTCCCATGTACAGGACGATGCTAAAGAAAATCTGA
- the LOC136525630 gene encoding uncharacterized protein isoform X4: MFRRDTGHERHRDRVTGSGSPKGIYLAVAGRQLGAIPPILADGGHPTSLPLVTRASRSIQLTLARPLRATRLALDSAHLFNCGDAGRATEPFAGENSHQCTCIRSSPILEPPLLASITRHFRIGCMQACNFQLSSSRFPWLVPWLLPAGFPVAMNSSYFLGGQGLYRLKCRLRCSQLQLSTNSVHNKKEKDKYSCFDQSTSYLHVQSLRDFPTEKLSGEVVVVRLDSSLILGHLGPCTSSLERALLTIKYLCKARAKVVIATSWDTIFQSDNPVIESVGSFAVYYVSIAERGIIPLPLLGLHEYLSSLLQVEVIPVDGELGLTSFKQEEWAQNSIILFENLLNFRGEVANCKDFSQKLASGATIFVNDSFSLSHKILASTVGITCFCYASLAGFHFEEELMQLIKIMDTTRRPYIAIIGGSNFLRKAPALQMLTSLCDGLFFVGKLSFQIMNGLGMTVPSQFIERNAVKEVLQIIQVARDRNVPIYYPTDLWCLKNDGSKTLGVISSNGQLAGWTPVDIGPSTLEKISSIIPSYEKILWIGPTNYDLTETFSVGGTQLGEILEKASSDSCDVVLVGSAACKAIKRKTDSSSQYTEFQNATVVWEFLKGRILPGIAALDKCYPYRIPWSTVFCEPTLPLVVDIGSGNGLFLFQMAKSCESSNFLGLEMNEKLVIKCLQGMASDEKRNFAQILTSTKSKIGGEWCDECSLKLSSTFFIPMDRFICSQTWSPFCS, from the exons ATGTTTAGACGAGACACCGGACACGAGAGACACAGGGATAGGGTCACTGGGTCAGGCAGCCCCAAAGGGATATACCTCGCGGTCGCGGGTCGGCAGCTCGGCGCCATCCCTCCAATTCTAGCGGACGGGGGTCATCCCACTTCGCTTCCGCTCGTCACGCGCGCCTCGCGCTCGATTCAGCTCACCTTAGCTCGGCCGCTGCGGGCGACGCGCCTCGCGCTCGATTCAGCTCACCTCTTCAATTGCGGCGACGCTGGTCGAGCGACGGAGCCCTTCGCCGGCGAGAACTCGCACCAG TGTACATGTATACGCTCCTCTCCTATACTGGAACCGCCACTACTTGCTAGCATCACCAGGCATTTCAGAATTGGCTGTATGCAGGCTTGTAACTTTCAGTTAAGCTCATCAAGGTTTCCTTGGTTAGTGCCATGGCTGCTTCCTGCTGGATTCCCAGTCGCCATGAATAGTAGCTACTTTTTGG GGGGACAGGGACTATACAGGTTGAAATGTAGATTACGGTGCTCTCAGCTGCAGCTCTCTACTAATTCAGTCCATAATAAGAAAGAG AAGGACAAATATTCTTGTTTTGATCAGTCAACATCATATCTACATGTACAATCTCTTAGGGACTTTCCGACTGAAAAACTTTCTGGAGAGGTAGTTGTGGTGCGTCTTGATTCTTCACTTATCTTGGGGCACTTAGGACCATGCACTTCCTCACTTGAAAGAGCTTTGCTAACTATCAAATACTTGTGCAAAGCAAGAGCGAAAGTGGTCATAGCCACCAGCTGGGATACAATTTTTCAGTCTGATAATCCAGTGATTGAATCAGTTGGCTCTTTTGCAG tttatTATGTCAGTATAGCAGAACGAGGAATCATCCCCCTCCCTCTACTTGGATTACATG AGTACTTGTCATCACTTCTTCAAGTAGAAGTCATCCCAGTAGATGGTGAGCTTGGTTTAACATCATTTAAGCAAGAAGAGTGGGCTCAGAACAGTATTATTTTGTTTGAAAATCTTTTGAACTTCAGAGGAGAAGTTGCTAATTGCAAAGATTTTTCTCAGAAGCTAGCTTCAGGTGCCACGATATTTGTCAATGATTCTTTCTCATTGTCTCATAAGATTCTTGCATCAACTGTTGGTATCACGTGCTTCTGCTATGCGTCTCTTGCTGGTTTCCATTTTGAGGAGGAGCTTATGCAATTGATAAAGATCATGGACACCACGAGGCGCCCATATATTGCCATT ATCGGAGGCAGTAACTTCTTGAGAAAAGCACCCGCTCTTCAGATGTTAACCTCTCTATGTGATGGGTTGTTCTTCGTTGGAAAATTATCATTTCAAATAATGAACGGCCTTGGAATGACAGTGCCCTCTCAATTCATAGAAAGAAATGCAGTTAAGGAAGTACTACAGATTATTCAAGTTGCTAGGGATCGGAATGTTCCTATTTATTATCCAACAGATCTCTGGTGCTTGAAAAATGATGGCAGTAAAACATTGGGAGTAATCAGCTCTAATGGACAATTGGCTG GCTGGACACCAGTTGATATAGGACCATCAACATTGGAGAAAATTTCTTCTATAATTCCATCATATGAG AAGATACTGTGGATTGGCCCTACAAACTACGATTTAACAGAAACATTTTCAGTTGGTGGAACACAGTTGGGTGAAATACTGGAAAAGGCAAGCTCCGATAGCTGTGATGTTGTTTTAGTGGGCAGTGCAGCATGCAAGGCAATAAAAAGAAAAACAGATTCCTCATCTCAATATACAGAATTTCAAAATGCCACTGTTGTTTGGGAATTCCTCAAAGGAAGGATATTGCCTGGTATTGCAGCATTGGATAAA TGCTACCCCTACCGGATTCCATGGAGCACTGTCTTCTGTGAACCTACACTACCTTTAGTGGTTGATATTGGAAGTG GAAATGGTTTGTTTCTTTTTCAAATGGCTAAAAGCTGTGAAAGTTCAAATTTCCTTGGGCTTGAGATGAACGAAAAG CTTGTTATAAAGTGCCTCCAAGGTATGGCTTCAGATGAGAAAAGGAACTT TGCCCAAATCCTGACTTCAACAAAGAGCAAAATAGGTGGAGAATGGTGCGACGAATGCTCGTTGAAGCTGTCGTCGACCTTCTTCATACCAATGGACAG GTTTATCTGCAGTCAGACGTGGAGTCCGTTCTGCTCGTGA